The Brachyhypopomus gauderio isolate BG-103 unplaced genomic scaffold, BGAUD_0.2 sc88, whole genome shotgun sequence genome includes a region encoding these proteins:
- the igsf21b gene encoding immunoglobulin superfamily member 21b isoform X1: MYHGRRSKGNGNATFMVKFISTSKMKILITLCLLLCSDLMDCVTGYLVVSIEPLQPVVMGDTVTLKCNFRTDGNLREIVWFRVTEGGRSKQKIFTYDAMYNTNFSHMEDYRRREEFAYQTTVRLPEVQMEDNGPYECHVGIYDRTYREKVVLASGSIAVVVMSPPKSISVIAVDQPKRFNRYEAQNFTLLCTVTGGKPAPVVYFKRDGELIEVQPSTASSDRAESRGLSVPIDSRSLISRDLDDTKLQRSISLLDPDVQPPRPDAVRPQQRYTPRVPGHEGPKPTTEIIPETVVSREFPRWVLSSSPLYYFNYTESEASDGSVEVQALLTWHLNPQLDNEAMFSCEVKHPALSMPMQAEVILSAPEGPKLSMTPCRAKVGDTVRIAVDGFQTGVKGNEVFPEPLFTWSHVGGLLLDGSTEREGKVLVLERVPAELNGSMYRCTAENPLGSTNSYLRLIIFENPRIKKETLQFNVANSGGAEFGPTHIILLLSVTLEFT; the protein is encoded by the exons ATGTACCACGGAAGAAGGTCTAAGGGAAATGGGAATGCGACATTTATGGTTAAATTCATTTCAACTTCGAAAATGAAGATTCTAATCACTTTATGCTTGCTTTTGTGCTCCGATCTAATGGATTGCGTGACGG GGTATTTAGTAGTCTCCATAGAGCCTCTTCAACCTGTGGTTATGGGGGACACGGTGACTTTGAAGTGCAATTTCAGGACCGATGGCAACCTGAGAGAAATAGTGTGGTTTCGG GTTACAGAGGGTGGTAGATCTAAGCAGAAAATTTTCACTTACGACGCCATGTACAATACCAATTTCTCTCACATGGAGGATTACCGCAGAAGAGAAGAGTTTGCTTACCAGACCACTGTTAG GCTCCCTGAGGTACAGATGGAGGACAATGGCCCTTACGAATGCCACGTGGGGATCTATGACAGGACGTACAGAGAGAAGGTGGTCTTAGCATCTGGAAGCATAGCAGTTGTTGTTATGT CACCTCCAAAATCCATCTCTGTAATTGCAGTAGACCAGCCAAAACGATTCAATCGCTACGAGGCACAGAACTTCACACTCTTATGCACTGTGACCGGAGGAAAGCCCGCTCCTGTG GTGTACTTTAAGAGGGACGGAGAGCTGATCGAGGTGCAGCCCTCCACCGCGTCCTCCGACAGGGCTGAGAGCAGGGGTTTGTCTGTGCCCATAGACAGCAGGTCTCTGATCAGCCGAGACCTCGACGACACCAAGCTGCAGAGGTCTATTTCGCTCCTGGACCCAGACGTCCAGCCGCCGCGGCCAGATGCGGTGCGGCCCCAGCAGAGATATACACCGAGGGTCCCGGGTCACGAGGGCCCCAAGCCCACCACCGAGATCATCCCAGAAACTGTGGTCAGCAGGGAGTTCCCACGCTGGGTGCTTAGCTCCAGCCCACTGTACTACTTCAACTACACGGAGAGCGAGGCAAGCGACGGTTCCGTGGAGGTGCAGGCCCTGCTCACGTGGCACCTGAACCCGCAGCTGGACAACGAGGCCATGTTCAGCTGCGAGGTCAAGCACCCGGCCCTCTCCATGCCCATGCAGGCCGAGGTCATCCTCT CTGCTCCAGAAGGACCTAAGCTCTCCATGACCCCCTGCAGGGCAAAAGTAGGAGATACGGTTCGCATCGCTGTGGACGGCTTCCAGACAGGGGTAAAAGGG AACGAGGTGTTCCCAGAGCCTCTGTTCACGTGGAGTCATGTTGGAGGTCTACTCTTGGATGGCAGTActgagagggaggggaaggTTCTGGTTCTGGAGCGAGTCCCCGCGGAGCTCAACGGCTCCATGTACCGCTGCACTGCCGAGAACCCGCTGGGCTCCACCAACTCTTACCTGCGTCTCATCATCTTTG AAAATCCAAGAATAAAGAAGGAGACACTACAATTTAATG TGGCTAATTCAGGTGGAGCAGAATTTGGGCCCACGCACATCATTCTGCTGCTGTCAGTGACCCTGGAGTTTACATGA
- the igsf21b gene encoding immunoglobulin superfamily member 21b isoform X2, with protein sequence MYHGRRSKGNGNATFMVKFISTSKMKILITLCLLLCSDLMDCVTGYLVVSIEPLQPVVMGDTVTLKCNFRTDGNLREIVWFRVTEGGRSKQKIFTYDAMYNTNFSHMEDYRRREEFAYQTTVRLPEVQMEDNGPYECHVGIYDRTYREKVVLASGSIAVVVMLDQPKRFNRYEAQNFTLLCTVTGGKPAPVVYFKRDGELIEVQPSTASSDRAESRGLSVPIDSRSLISRDLDDTKLQRSISLLDPDVQPPRPDAVRPQQRYTPRVPGHEGPKPTTEIIPETVVSREFPRWVLSSSPLYYFNYTESEASDGSVEVQALLTWHLNPQLDNEAMFSCEVKHPALSMPMQAEVILSAPEGPKLSMTPCRAKVGDTVRIAVDGFQTGVKGNEVFPEPLFTWSHVGGLLLDGSTEREGKVLVLERVPAELNGSMYRCTAENPLGSTNSYLRLIIFENPRIKKETLQFNVANSGGAEFGPTHIILLLSVTLEFT encoded by the exons ATGTACCACGGAAGAAGGTCTAAGGGAAATGGGAATGCGACATTTATGGTTAAATTCATTTCAACTTCGAAAATGAAGATTCTAATCACTTTATGCTTGCTTTTGTGCTCCGATCTAATGGATTGCGTGACGG GGTATTTAGTAGTCTCCATAGAGCCTCTTCAACCTGTGGTTATGGGGGACACGGTGACTTTGAAGTGCAATTTCAGGACCGATGGCAACCTGAGAGAAATAGTGTGGTTTCGG GTTACAGAGGGTGGTAGATCTAAGCAGAAAATTTTCACTTACGACGCCATGTACAATACCAATTTCTCTCACATGGAGGATTACCGCAGAAGAGAAGAGTTTGCTTACCAGACCACTGTTAG GCTCCCTGAGGTACAGATGGAGGACAATGGCCCTTACGAATGCCACGTGGGGATCTATGACAGGACGTACAGAGAGAAGGTGGTCTTAGCATCTGGAAGCATAGCAGTTGTTGTTATGT TAGACCAGCCAAAACGATTCAATCGCTACGAGGCACAGAACTTCACACTCTTATGCACTGTGACCGGAGGAAAGCCCGCTCCTGTG GTGTACTTTAAGAGGGACGGAGAGCTGATCGAGGTGCAGCCCTCCACCGCGTCCTCCGACAGGGCTGAGAGCAGGGGTTTGTCTGTGCCCATAGACAGCAGGTCTCTGATCAGCCGAGACCTCGACGACACCAAGCTGCAGAGGTCTATTTCGCTCCTGGACCCAGACGTCCAGCCGCCGCGGCCAGATGCGGTGCGGCCCCAGCAGAGATATACACCGAGGGTCCCGGGTCACGAGGGCCCCAAGCCCACCACCGAGATCATCCCAGAAACTGTGGTCAGCAGGGAGTTCCCACGCTGGGTGCTTAGCTCCAGCCCACTGTACTACTTCAACTACACGGAGAGCGAGGCAAGCGACGGTTCCGTGGAGGTGCAGGCCCTGCTCACGTGGCACCTGAACCCGCAGCTGGACAACGAGGCCATGTTCAGCTGCGAGGTCAAGCACCCGGCCCTCTCCATGCCCATGCAGGCCGAGGTCATCCTCT CTGCTCCAGAAGGACCTAAGCTCTCCATGACCCCCTGCAGGGCAAAAGTAGGAGATACGGTTCGCATCGCTGTGGACGGCTTCCAGACAGGGGTAAAAGGG AACGAGGTGTTCCCAGAGCCTCTGTTCACGTGGAGTCATGTTGGAGGTCTACTCTTGGATGGCAGTActgagagggaggggaaggTTCTGGTTCTGGAGCGAGTCCCCGCGGAGCTCAACGGCTCCATGTACCGCTGCACTGCCGAGAACCCGCTGGGCTCCACCAACTCTTACCTGCGTCTCATCATCTTTG AAAATCCAAGAATAAAGAAGGAGACACTACAATTTAATG TGGCTAATTCAGGTGGAGCAGAATTTGGGCCCACGCACATCATTCTGCTGCTGTCAGTGACCCTGGAGTTTACATGA
- the igsf21b gene encoding immunoglobulin superfamily member 21b isoform X4 translates to MGDTVTLKCNFRTDGNLREIVWFRVTEGGRSKQKIFTYDAMYNTNFSHMEDYRRREEFAYQTTVRLPEVQMEDNGPYECHVGIYDRTYREKVVLASGSIAVVVMSPPKSISVIAVDQPKRFNRYEAQNFTLLCTVTGGKPAPVVYFKRDGELIEVQPSTASSDRAESRGLSVPIDSRSLISRDLDDTKLQRSISLLDPDVQPPRPDAVRPQQRYTPRVPGHEGPKPTTEIIPETVVSREFPRWVLSSSPLYYFNYTESEASDGSVEVQALLTWHLNPQLDNEAMFSCEVKHPALSMPMQAEVILSAPEGPKLSMTPCRAKVGDTVRIAVDGFQTGVKGNEVFPEPLFTWSHVGGLLLDGSTEREGKVLVLERVPAELNGSMYRCTAENPLGSTNSYLRLIIFENPRIKKETLQFNVANSGGAEFGPTHIILLLSVTLEFT, encoded by the exons ATGGGGGACACGGTGACTTTGAAGTGCAATTTCAGGACCGATGGCAACCTGAGAGAAATAGTGTGGTTTCGG GTTACAGAGGGTGGTAGATCTAAGCAGAAAATTTTCACTTACGACGCCATGTACAATACCAATTTCTCTCACATGGAGGATTACCGCAGAAGAGAAGAGTTTGCTTACCAGACCACTGTTAG GCTCCCTGAGGTACAGATGGAGGACAATGGCCCTTACGAATGCCACGTGGGGATCTATGACAGGACGTACAGAGAGAAGGTGGTCTTAGCATCTGGAAGCATAGCAGTTGTTGTTATGT CACCTCCAAAATCCATCTCTGTAATTGCAGTAGACCAGCCAAAACGATTCAATCGCTACGAGGCACAGAACTTCACACTCTTATGCACTGTGACCGGAGGAAAGCCCGCTCCTGTG GTGTACTTTAAGAGGGACGGAGAGCTGATCGAGGTGCAGCCCTCCACCGCGTCCTCCGACAGGGCTGAGAGCAGGGGTTTGTCTGTGCCCATAGACAGCAGGTCTCTGATCAGCCGAGACCTCGACGACACCAAGCTGCAGAGGTCTATTTCGCTCCTGGACCCAGACGTCCAGCCGCCGCGGCCAGATGCGGTGCGGCCCCAGCAGAGATATACACCGAGGGTCCCGGGTCACGAGGGCCCCAAGCCCACCACCGAGATCATCCCAGAAACTGTGGTCAGCAGGGAGTTCCCACGCTGGGTGCTTAGCTCCAGCCCACTGTACTACTTCAACTACACGGAGAGCGAGGCAAGCGACGGTTCCGTGGAGGTGCAGGCCCTGCTCACGTGGCACCTGAACCCGCAGCTGGACAACGAGGCCATGTTCAGCTGCGAGGTCAAGCACCCGGCCCTCTCCATGCCCATGCAGGCCGAGGTCATCCTCT CTGCTCCAGAAGGACCTAAGCTCTCCATGACCCCCTGCAGGGCAAAAGTAGGAGATACGGTTCGCATCGCTGTGGACGGCTTCCAGACAGGGGTAAAAGGG AACGAGGTGTTCCCAGAGCCTCTGTTCACGTGGAGTCATGTTGGAGGTCTACTCTTGGATGGCAGTActgagagggaggggaaggTTCTGGTTCTGGAGCGAGTCCCCGCGGAGCTCAACGGCTCCATGTACCGCTGCACTGCCGAGAACCCGCTGGGCTCCACCAACTCTTACCTGCGTCTCATCATCTTTG AAAATCCAAGAATAAAGAAGGAGACACTACAATTTAATG TGGCTAATTCAGGTGGAGCAGAATTTGGGCCCACGCACATCATTCTGCTGCTGTCAGTGACCCTGGAGTTTACATGA
- the dhrs3a gene encoding short-chain dehydrogenase/reductase 3a isoform X3: protein MRTHAVPQVILWGRTEKCLRETCGEITRTGTECHYFVCDVGNREEVYQQAKLVREKVGDVTILVNNAAVVHGKTLMKSDDDALLKTQHINTLGQFWTTKAFLPRMLELCHGHVVCINSILSLSSIPGAIDYCTSKASAYAFMESLTLGLLDCPGVDCTTILPFHTDTEMFQGMRVRFPQLFPPLNPEMVAQRTVDAVRTNTAFVVLPWTMHLLVILKSLLPQCALEEIHKFAGSYTCMNTFKGRT, encoded by the exons ATGCGCACGCATGCTGTTCCTCAG GTGATTCTGTGGGGCCGCACCGAGAAATGTCTGAGAGAGACGTGTGGAGAGATTACCAGGACAGGGACTGAGTGCCACTactttgtgtgtgatgtggggaACAGGGAGGAGGTGTACCAGCAGGCCAAGCTGGTGAGAGAAAAG GTTGGAGATGTGACCATCCTTGTAAATAATGCTGCAGTGGTTCATGGGAAAACCTTGATGAAGAGTGACGATGATGCACTTCTGAAAACAcagcacatcaacacactcgGACAGTTCTGG ACCACAAAGGCCTTCCTGCCTCGGATGCTGGAGTTGTGCCATGGCCACGTGGTGTGTATCAACtccatcctctccctctcctccatccctgGAGCCATCGACTACTGCACATCCAAAGCCTCGGCCTATGCCTTCATGGAGAGCCTTACGCTGGGCCTGCTGGACTGTCCGGGAGTGGACTGCACCACAATACTGCCCTTCCACACCGACACAGAGATGTTTCAAGGCATGCGTGTCAG ATTCCCTCAGCTGTTTCCCCCTCTGAATCCTGAGATGGTGGCCCAGAGGACTGTAGACGCAGTCAGGACGAACACAGCCTTTGTAGTTCTCCCGTGGACCATGCACCTCCTTGTCATCCTAAAAAG TCTCCTGCCACAGTGTGCGCTGGAGGAAATTCATAAGTTTGCAGGTAGCTACACCTGCATGAACACATTCAAGGGACGAACTTAA
- the dhrs3a gene encoding short-chain dehydrogenase/reductase 3a isoform X1: MMDMKLFGCLVLFPIQILFCILKATVRLLVPLKRKDLVADVVLITGGGRGIGRHLAKEFAKQGARKNAFWLLQHLPAVLGSFSHAHACCSSGDVSQVILWGRTEKCLRETCGEITRTGTECHYFVCDVGNREEVYQQAKLVREKVGDVTILVNNAAVVHGKTLMKSDDDALLKTQHINTLGQFWTTKAFLPRMLELCHGHVVCINSILSLSSIPGAIDYCTSKASAYAFMESLTLGLLDCPGVDCTTILPFHTDTEMFQGMRVRFPQLFPPLNPEMVAQRTVDAVRTNTAFVVLPWTMHLLVILKSLLPQCALEEIHKFAGSYTCMNTFKGRT, encoded by the exons ATGATGGATATGAAGCTTTTTGGATGTTTAGTGCTTTTTCCTATCCAAATATTATTCTGCATATTGAAAGCAACGGTGCGGTTGTTAGTCCCACTGAAACGTAAAGACCTGGTGGCTGATGTGGTGTTGATCACCGGAGGTGGAAGAGGAATCGGCCGCCACCTGGCCAAAGAATTTGCCAAGCAAGGAGCCAGAAAG AACGCCTTTTGGCTCTTACAGCATTTACCGGCTGTTCTGGGCAGCTTTAGTCATGCGCACGCATGCTGTTCCTCAGGTGACGTTTCACAG GTGATTCTGTGGGGCCGCACCGAGAAATGTCTGAGAGAGACGTGTGGAGAGATTACCAGGACAGGGACTGAGTGCCACTactttgtgtgtgatgtggggaACAGGGAGGAGGTGTACCAGCAGGCCAAGCTGGTGAGAGAAAAG GTTGGAGATGTGACCATCCTTGTAAATAATGCTGCAGTGGTTCATGGGAAAACCTTGATGAAGAGTGACGATGATGCACTTCTGAAAACAcagcacatcaacacactcgGACAGTTCTGG ACCACAAAGGCCTTCCTGCCTCGGATGCTGGAGTTGTGCCATGGCCACGTGGTGTGTATCAACtccatcctctccctctcctccatccctgGAGCCATCGACTACTGCACATCCAAAGCCTCGGCCTATGCCTTCATGGAGAGCCTTACGCTGGGCCTGCTGGACTGTCCGGGAGTGGACTGCACCACAATACTGCCCTTCCACACCGACACAGAGATGTTTCAAGGCATGCGTGTCAG ATTCCCTCAGCTGTTTCCCCCTCTGAATCCTGAGATGGTGGCCCAGAGGACTGTAGACGCAGTCAGGACGAACACAGCCTTTGTAGTTCTCCCGTGGACCATGCACCTCCTTGTCATCCTAAAAAG TCTCCTGCCACAGTGTGCGCTGGAGGAAATTCATAAGTTTGCAGGTAGCTACACCTGCATGAACACATTCAAGGGACGAACTTAA
- the dhrs3a gene encoding short-chain dehydrogenase/reductase 3a isoform X2 has product MMDMKLFGCLVLFPIQILFCILKATVRLLVPLKRKDLVADVVLITGGGRGIGRHLAKEFAKQGARKVILWGRTEKCLRETCGEITRTGTECHYFVCDVGNREEVYQQAKLVREKVGDVTILVNNAAVVHGKTLMKSDDDALLKTQHINTLGQFWTTKAFLPRMLELCHGHVVCINSILSLSSIPGAIDYCTSKASAYAFMESLTLGLLDCPGVDCTTILPFHTDTEMFQGMRVRFPQLFPPLNPEMVAQRTVDAVRTNTAFVVLPWTMHLLVILKSLLPQCALEEIHKFAGSYTCMNTFKGRT; this is encoded by the exons ATGATGGATATGAAGCTTTTTGGATGTTTAGTGCTTTTTCCTATCCAAATATTATTCTGCATATTGAAAGCAACGGTGCGGTTGTTAGTCCCACTGAAACGTAAAGACCTGGTGGCTGATGTGGTGTTGATCACCGGAGGTGGAAGAGGAATCGGCCGCCACCTGGCCAAAGAATTTGCCAAGCAAGGAGCCAGAAAG GTGATTCTGTGGGGCCGCACCGAGAAATGTCTGAGAGAGACGTGTGGAGAGATTACCAGGACAGGGACTGAGTGCCACTactttgtgtgtgatgtggggaACAGGGAGGAGGTGTACCAGCAGGCCAAGCTGGTGAGAGAAAAG GTTGGAGATGTGACCATCCTTGTAAATAATGCTGCAGTGGTTCATGGGAAAACCTTGATGAAGAGTGACGATGATGCACTTCTGAAAACAcagcacatcaacacactcgGACAGTTCTGG ACCACAAAGGCCTTCCTGCCTCGGATGCTGGAGTTGTGCCATGGCCACGTGGTGTGTATCAACtccatcctctccctctcctccatccctgGAGCCATCGACTACTGCACATCCAAAGCCTCGGCCTATGCCTTCATGGAGAGCCTTACGCTGGGCCTGCTGGACTGTCCGGGAGTGGACTGCACCACAATACTGCCCTTCCACACCGACACAGAGATGTTTCAAGGCATGCGTGTCAG ATTCCCTCAGCTGTTTCCCCCTCTGAATCCTGAGATGGTGGCCCAGAGGACTGTAGACGCAGTCAGGACGAACACAGCCTTTGTAGTTCTCCCGTGGACCATGCACCTCCTTGTCATCCTAAAAAG TCTCCTGCCACAGTGTGCGCTGGAGGAAATTCATAAGTTTGCAGGTAGCTACACCTGCATGAACACATTCAAGGGACGAACTTAA
- the igsf21b gene encoding immunoglobulin superfamily member 21b isoform X3 — protein sequence MGCACTTEEVVSIEPLQPVVMGDTVTLKCNFRTDGNLREIVWFRVTEGGRSKQKIFTYDAMYNTNFSHMEDYRRREEFAYQTTVRLPEVQMEDNGPYECHVGIYDRTYREKVVLASGSIAVVVMSPPKSISVIAVDQPKRFNRYEAQNFTLLCTVTGGKPAPVVYFKRDGELIEVQPSTASSDRAESRGLSVPIDSRSLISRDLDDTKLQRSISLLDPDVQPPRPDAVRPQQRYTPRVPGHEGPKPTTEIIPETVVSREFPRWVLSSSPLYYFNYTESEASDGSVEVQALLTWHLNPQLDNEAMFSCEVKHPALSMPMQAEVILSAPEGPKLSMTPCRAKVGDTVRIAVDGFQTGVKGNEVFPEPLFTWSHVGGLLLDGSTEREGKVLVLERVPAELNGSMYRCTAENPLGSTNSYLRLIIFENPRIKKETLQFNVANSGGAEFGPTHIILLLSVTLEFT from the exons ATGGGCTGTGCATGTACCACGGAAGAAG TAGTCTCCATAGAGCCTCTTCAACCTGTGGTTATGGGGGACACGGTGACTTTGAAGTGCAATTTCAGGACCGATGGCAACCTGAGAGAAATAGTGTGGTTTCGG GTTACAGAGGGTGGTAGATCTAAGCAGAAAATTTTCACTTACGACGCCATGTACAATACCAATTTCTCTCACATGGAGGATTACCGCAGAAGAGAAGAGTTTGCTTACCAGACCACTGTTAG GCTCCCTGAGGTACAGATGGAGGACAATGGCCCTTACGAATGCCACGTGGGGATCTATGACAGGACGTACAGAGAGAAGGTGGTCTTAGCATCTGGAAGCATAGCAGTTGTTGTTATGT CACCTCCAAAATCCATCTCTGTAATTGCAGTAGACCAGCCAAAACGATTCAATCGCTACGAGGCACAGAACTTCACACTCTTATGCACTGTGACCGGAGGAAAGCCCGCTCCTGTG GTGTACTTTAAGAGGGACGGAGAGCTGATCGAGGTGCAGCCCTCCACCGCGTCCTCCGACAGGGCTGAGAGCAGGGGTTTGTCTGTGCCCATAGACAGCAGGTCTCTGATCAGCCGAGACCTCGACGACACCAAGCTGCAGAGGTCTATTTCGCTCCTGGACCCAGACGTCCAGCCGCCGCGGCCAGATGCGGTGCGGCCCCAGCAGAGATATACACCGAGGGTCCCGGGTCACGAGGGCCCCAAGCCCACCACCGAGATCATCCCAGAAACTGTGGTCAGCAGGGAGTTCCCACGCTGGGTGCTTAGCTCCAGCCCACTGTACTACTTCAACTACACGGAGAGCGAGGCAAGCGACGGTTCCGTGGAGGTGCAGGCCCTGCTCACGTGGCACCTGAACCCGCAGCTGGACAACGAGGCCATGTTCAGCTGCGAGGTCAAGCACCCGGCCCTCTCCATGCCCATGCAGGCCGAGGTCATCCTCT CTGCTCCAGAAGGACCTAAGCTCTCCATGACCCCCTGCAGGGCAAAAGTAGGAGATACGGTTCGCATCGCTGTGGACGGCTTCCAGACAGGGGTAAAAGGG AACGAGGTGTTCCCAGAGCCTCTGTTCACGTGGAGTCATGTTGGAGGTCTACTCTTGGATGGCAGTActgagagggaggggaaggTTCTGGTTCTGGAGCGAGTCCCCGCGGAGCTCAACGGCTCCATGTACCGCTGCACTGCCGAGAACCCGCTGGGCTCCACCAACTCTTACCTGCGTCTCATCATCTTTG AAAATCCAAGAATAAAGAAGGAGACACTACAATTTAATG TGGCTAATTCAGGTGGAGCAGAATTTGGGCCCACGCACATCATTCTGCTGCTGTCAGTGACCCTGGAGTTTACATGA